From Anopheles darlingi chromosome 2, idAnoDarlMG_H_01, whole genome shotgun sequence, the proteins below share one genomic window:
- the LOC125948513 gene encoding phospholipid-transporting ATPase ID isoform X2, which translates to MPISHATHADSVELEILEVRHDSSDDLDLDEAAAALGGRRKLPKINRRQLPATGGGVSTAAGTQMPGVSVGRGIGMISPRTGSPPRRKRFRRNRTSSRRKSNSQSCGSLYNLAAGAVQPIQLQRSEPNVNFYSSPGEHQQQQQQYGEATIDVNFHDVQDSSNTLDDAPVLESCESLGRSRSVGGGRTRCSSGATGHRINAGTGELATGGGSIGEGIASGGGRGGGILDDVDDDYEDELEERPMGRDGLEASSGHHRSAHGLRASIASILGRLGLWNTDKAGSKGPIILTRSETKSSFDRGQSYISNGATRLRSIFGENERRIRANDREYNTQFKYANNYIKTSKYSILTFLPLNLLEQFQRLANFYFLCLLILQLIPAISSLTPVTTAIPLIGVLMLTAIKDAYDDFQRHMSDSQVNNRRSKTLRHGKLVDERWSGVQVGDIIRMDNDQFVAADILLLSSSEPNGLCFIETAELDGETNLKCKQCLPETAAMAQQEDLLWKFNGEIVCEPPNNLLNKFDGTLTWKNQRYPLDNDKILLRGCIIRNTQWCYGVVIFAGKDTKLMQNSGKTKFKRTTIDRLLNFIIIGIVFFLLSICGFCTIASAIWEAFVGYKFQIYLPWERIIPKDYLQGAISIGCLVFFSYAIVLNTVVPISLYVSVEVIRFAQSFLINWDEKMYYDKSKTHAKARTTTLNEELGQIQYIFSDKTGTLTQNIMTFNKCSIAGRAYGDVVDVRTGETVELSEPTFNSNTSLLLNAEEPPGRSTPQPTFTTTTEPVQITSPSNKKHPPSLHVRFSQHSNSQQTQTSISTKQDTTSQAHIPVRPTTDLPPPSGSNTPGLHVMEPVDFSFNPEYEPEFRWYDQGLLDAVRSGEEHSHSFFRLLALCHTVMAEEKNGKLDYQAQSPDEAALVSAARNFGFVFKSRAPNSITIEVMGKTEEYELLSILDFNNVRKRMSVVLRRNNSIILYCKGADSVIYDRLGPNQHDLKARTQEHLNKFAGEGLRTLVLAERRLSKEFYESWLVRQREAALSMDAREDKLSAIYEEIECDMELIGVTAIEDKLQDGVPQTIANLQLAGIKIWVLTGDKQETAINIGYSCQLLTDDMVDVFVIDGITKAEVEQQLRKYMDSLRIVNTYHPTNVHKAGTVVQSQTGASSETSAVTANGAQHSSSSGPMVDIQNTSPPSVSVVTFRWDNRHKYTSIGGSEEAPDSVNCSNYTDGFEKGEPTGFNDLDENAGVALVINGHSLVHCLTSELESKFLEIASHCKAVICCRVTPLQKAMVVELIKRAKNAVTLAIGDGANDVSMIKAAHIGVGISGQEGMQAVLASDYSIAQFKFLERLLLVHGRWSYYRMCKFLRYFFYKNFAFTLCHFWYAFFCGFSAQTVFDPMFISVYNLFYTSLPVLALGIFEQDVSDKNSVDYPKLYAPGMTNALFNTTEFIRSVLHGIFSSLILFLIPYGTYKDGISPDGYVLNDHMLLGSVVATILILDNTAQIALDTSYWTVFNHIMVWGSLLWYFFLDYFYNYVIGGPYVGSLTQAMKEATFWFTTVLTVIVLMIPVLASRFYFVDVFPSLPDKIRAQQRLALLRSRQSSDVLRTPSARKARRSLRSGYAFAHQEGFGRLITSGKIMRKLPQDFAFPLGLGSKKQHSTESTKNNNNNVSNSNTNNNVNNATNNGAGGGGIVSVGSGTTTTATTLAALNGNQIVNLPGSSNSDHSPRAPCQDLDTINL; encoded by the exons ATGCCGATATCGCACGCAACGCACGCGGATTCGGTCGAGCTCGAGATACTGGAGGTACGCCACGATTCGAGCgacgatctcgatctcgatgagGCGGCCGCGGCACTCGGTGGCCGCCGTAAGCTACCGAAGATCAATCGGCGACAGCTGccggcgaccggtggtggtgtctcaACGGCTGCCGGTACGCAAATGCCGGGTGTATCCGTTGGCCGCGGCATTGGTATGATATCACCCCGTACCGGTTCCCCGCCACGTCGGAAACGCTTCCGACGGAATCGTACCAGCAGTCGGCGAAAATCCAACTCGCAAAGCTGCGGCAGTCTGTACAATCTTGCTGCCGGTGCGGTACAACCGATTCAACTGCAACGCTCGGAACCGAACGTTAACTTCTACTCCAGCCCCGgtgagcaccagcagcagcagcagcagtacggcgAGGCGACGATCGACGTCAACTTCCACGACGTCCAGGACAGCTCGAACACGCTCGACGATGCACCGGTGCTGGAAAGCTGCGAAAGCTTAGGTCGTTCACGtagcgttggtggtggacgcACACGCTGCAGTTCCGGTGCAACTGGCCACCGGATAAATGCCGGCACTGGTGAGCTGGCCACTGGCGGTGGTAGTATTGGTGAAGGTattgctagtggtggtggtcgtggcggTGGAATCCTTgatgacgtcgacgatgactaCGAGGACGAGCTGGAGGAACGACCAATGGGACGCGATGGATTGGAAGCATCATCCGGCCACCATCGCTCGGCGCACGGGCTGCGGGCCTCGATTGCCTCGATACTGGGTCGCCTCGGCCTCTGGAACACCGACAAGGCGGGATCCAAGGGTCCGATCATACTGACGCGCAGCGAAACGAAATCATCCTTCGATCGTGGCCAATCTTACATATCGAACGGAGCCACCCGACTACGATCGATTTTCGGGG AAAATGAACGACGAATACGAGCCAACGATAGAGAATACAATACACAGTTCAAATATGCT AACAACTACATCAAAACGTCCAAGTACTCGATATTAACGTTTCTGCCTTTGAACCTGCTGGAGCAGTTCCAACGTCTTGCcaacttttactttctctGTCTGCTGATACTGCAGCTGATACCGGCGATCTCGTCGCTAACACCGGTCACCACCGCGATCCCACTGATCGGGGTTCTTATGCTAACTGCCATCAAGGATGCCTACGATGATTTC CAAAGACACATGTCCGATTCGCAAGTTAACAACCGGCGCTCGAAGACGCTCCGGCATGGGAAGCTGGTGGACGAGCGCTGGTCCGGCGTCCAGGTCGGGGACATCATCCGGATGGACAACGATCAGTTCGTGGCGGCCgacatcctgctgctgtcgtccAGCGAACCGAACGGTTTGTGCTTTATCGAGACGGCCGAGCTCGACGGTGAGACGAACCTGAAGTGCAAACAGTGCCTACCGGAGACGGCCGCCATGGCCCAGCAGGAGGATCTGCTGTGGAAGTTCAACGGTGAGATCGTGTGCGAACCGCCGAACAATCTGCTGAACAAGTTCGACGGTACGCTGACGTGGAAGAACCAGCGCTACCCGCTCGACAACGACAAGATACTGCTGCGCGGTTGCATCATCCGGAACACGCAGTGGTGCTACGGTGTTGTCATCTTCGCCGGCAAGGACACCAAGCTGATGCAGAACTCGGGCAAGACCAAATTCAAACGGACGACCATCGATAGGCTATTAAATTTTATAATCATAGGA ATAGTGTTCTTTCTTTTATCGATATGCGGGTTCTGCACGATTGCGTCCGCAATATGGGAGGCGTTTGTAGGATACAAATTTCAA ATTTATCTGCCATGGGAACGGATAATCCCGAAGGATTACCTGCAGGGTGCAATCAGTATCGGGTGTCTAGTCTTTTTTTCCTACGCAATCGTACTGAACACAGTGGTGCCAATATCTTTATACGTGTCGGTCGAG GTGATACGGTTCGCGCAATCCTTTCTCATCAACTGGGACGAAAAGATGTACTACGATAAGTCGAAAACCCACGCCAAAGCCCGGACGACCACGCTGAACGAGGAGCTCGGCCAAATCCAGTATATCTTCTCCGACAAGACGGGAACGTTGACGCAGAACATTATGACCTTCAACAaatgcagcattgccggtcgtGCCTATGGCGATGTGGTGGATGTGCGAACCGGTGAAACGGTCGAGCTGTCGGAG cCTACATTCAACAGTAACACATCGCTTTTGTTAAACGCTGAAGAGCCACCCGGGCGCAGCACACCACAGCCAACcttcacaaccaccaccgaaccagTTCAGATTACAAGTCCCTCAAACAAAAAGCATCCACCTTCACTACATGTTAGATTCAGTCAGCACAGTAATAGCCAACAAACGCAGACGTCCATATCCACTAAGCAAGACACCACATCACAAGCCCATATCCCGGTGCGGCCGACAACCGATCTACCACCACCCAGTGGGAGCAATACGCCAGGACTGCAT GTTATGGAGCCGGTAGATTTTTCCTTCAATCCGGAGTACGAACCCGAGTTCCGGTGGTACGATCAGGGTCTCCTGGATGCGGTACGGTCGGGCGAAGAGCACTCGCATAGCTTTTTCCGTTTACTAGCTCTGTGCCACACGGTCATGGCGGAGGAGAAGAATGGCAA GCTAGACTATCAAGCACAAAGTCCTGACGAGGCGGCTCTCGTGTCGGCGGCACGAAattttggatttgtttttaaatcaCGAGCACCTAATAGTATAACAATCGAGGTTATGGGTAAAACAGAG GAGTATGAGCTGTTAAGTATATTAGATTTTAATAATGTTAGAAAGCGAATGTCAGTGGTTTTGCGTCGCAACAACTCCATTATACTGTACTGTAAAGGCGCCGACAGTGTGATATACGATCGGTTGGGACCGAACCAGCACGACCTGAAAGCTCGTACACAGGAACATTTGAAT AAATTCGCCGGCGAAGGCCTACGGACGCTGGTGCTCGCCGAACGGCGACTTTCGAAGGAGTTCTATGAGTCCTGGCTGGTGCGCCAACGAGAAGCTGCCTTATCTATGGACGCTAGGGAGGATAAGTTGAGTGCAATTTACGAGGAGATCGAATGTGATATGGAGCTGATCGGGGTGACGGCCATTGAGGATAAACTGCAGGATGGCGTCCCGCAAACGATAGCAAACCTACAGCTGGCCGGCATCAAGATCTGGGTTTTGACGGGCGATAAACAGG AAACTGCAATAAACATAGGGTACTCGTGTCAGCTGTTAACGGATGATATGGTTGACGTGTTTGTGATCGACGGTATTACGAAGGCGGAAGTAGAGCAACAGCTGCGCAAGTACATGGACTCACTGCGAATCGTTAACACCTACCATCCGACGA ACGTTCACAAGGCTGGCACTGTTGTACAGTCACAAACGGGTGCCAGTAGCGAAACGAGCGCCGTCACGGCAAACGGTGcccagcacagcagcagctctggaCCGATGGTCGACATACAGAATACCTCGCCGCCATCGGTTTCAGTGGTGACGTTTAGGTGGGATAATAGACATAAATATACAAGTATAGGCGGAAGCGAGGAGGCACCGGACAG CGTTAATTGTAGCAACTATACCGATGGATTCGAAAAGGGCGAACCAACCGGGTTCAACGACTTGGACGAAAACGCGGGCGTCGCGCTAGTCATCAACGGTCACTCGCTCGTGCACTGTCTGACGTCGGAGCTGGAGAGCAAGTTCCTAGAGATCGCTTCCCACTGTAAGGCCGTCATCTGCTGCCGCGTGACTCCACTTCAGAAAGCGATGGTCGTTGAGTTGATCAAGCGTGCCAAAAACGCAGTCACGCTCGCGATCGGTGACGGAGCCAACGATGTGTCGATGATCAAAG CTGCTCACATCGGTGTTGGAATCTCGGGTCAGGAGGGAATGCAGGCCGTCCTGGCCAGTGACTACTCGATCGCTCAGTTCAAATTCCTCGAaagactgctgctggtacacggCCGCTGGTCGTACTATCGGATGTGTAAATTTTTGCGCTACTTTTTCTACAAAAACTTTGCATTCACGTTATGCCATTTTTGGTATGCCTTCTTTTGCGGCTTCAGTGCACAG ACCGTTTTTGATCCGATGTTTATATCTGTGTACAATCTATTCTACACCTCGCTACCGGTGCTAGCACTGGGTATCTTCGAGCAGGATGTGTCGGACAAAAACAGTGTCGACTATCCGAAACTCTACGCACCTGGCATGACGAATGCACTGTTCAACACGACCGAATTCATCCGCAGCGTACTGCATGGTATCTTTAGTTCGCTGATATTGTTCCTTATACCGTATG GTACATACAAGGATGGTATCTCTCCGGATGGCTATGTGCTGAACGATCACATGCTTCTAGGTTCCGTAGTGGCGACGATACTCATCCTCGACAACACTGCACAG ATCGCCTTAGACACGTCATACTGGACCGTTTTCAATCACATCATGGTTTGGGGCAGTCTGCTGTGGTACTTCTTTCTTGACTATTTCTACAACTATGTCATCGGTGGCCCTTACGTTGGATCCCTGACGCAAGCCATGAAGGAAGCTACCTTCTGGTTTACGACTGTCCTCACCGTCATCGTTCTCATGATACCGGTGTTGGCCTCGCGGTTTTACTTTGTCGATGTGTTTCCGAGCCTACCGGATAAG ATACGAGCCCAGCAACGGTTGGCATTGCTACGATCCCGACAGAGCAGTGACGTCCTGCGTACACCATCGGCTCGTAAAGCGCGAAGATCGCTCCGTTCTGGCTATGCATTCGCCCATCAG GAAGGATTTGGGCGGCTTATTACGTCTGGCAAAATTATGCGGAAGCTGCCACAGGATTTTGCCTTCCCGCTTGGATTGGGCAGTAAAAAGCAGCACTCAACCGAATCGaccaaaaataataacaataatgttagcaacagtaacacaaacaacaatgtTAACAATGCCACCAacaatggtgccggtggtggtggtatcgtgAGCGTTGGCAGCGGTACAActacgaccgcgacgacgctGGCGGCCCTTAATGGTAATCAGATAGTCAATCTTCCTGGCAGCTCCAACAGCGATCACAGTCCCCGAGCACCCTGTCAGGATCTAGATACGATAAATCTGTAG